The genomic stretch AATCCTGCCAAAGTGAAACCTTTTTCAACCCGTGTATGGGCGTTCCGGTAAGCATAGTAAAGGTCTTGCCGCACGTTTTGCACTTGGAGCGCTGCCTCCCATTGAACATGCTGTGCTTAATGATCATGCTGCTCGAGCAGTGGGGGCAGACTTTCGCCTCCCCCAGCTGAGCCGTAAGTGATGCATCCGTATTTTTCAGCTCCCGCATTACCGTAACGCGCTCTTGTTCTGTCAACTGTTTTGCGAGTTCTCGGATTTGTTCAATTATTGTCATATCATAGAGACTTTCCACTAAGATAAGCAAATTTTTGCAACAACATTATCACTGAATAGAGCCTACCGAATCAATTCCTTTAATTTTCATTACGTTCATAATGAGATTGTTTAGGTCGTTGGCACTGTATACGTAAAGACCAATTACACCTTCGAATATTCCATCATGACTATCGATGTGGAGTTTTCGTATGTTGACGTTTAGTTCCTCCGAAATTACTTTTGTTAACTCGGAAACTATCCCAATTCTATCGATGCCCCGAATGCTTACGCTCGTGAGGAAGGACAGTATTTTATGGGTAGTCCATTTCACAGTGACCATCTTGTCTCCAAATTGGGATGAGAGGCGTATCACTTCTTGGCATTTGGTTTTATGAACGGTAACCTTGCCGTCCTTGTCGAGAAAACCGATTACATCATCGCCAGGAATTGGGTTACAGCATTGACCAATTCGGTAATCTAAAGCCTTTTCGTCGGCGTTTTCTTTGAGCAGGAATGGCTTTCTTTTGTCGATTACTTCGGTGGTGGTAGTTGGTTCTTCAGCGGGCTTACGTTTACGTGGTGTGGCGAGGAATTGTAAGCCCCAGTAGTGAATCCATTTATTTTGAGTGTTCTTTTTGAGGATTTTATTGAGGTTTTCGAGCGTGATAAGACCGGCTCCCAACTTGCTGTAAAGTTCATCTTTCGAAAGGCATTCGTAAGCAGGAAGCAGCTTGCGAAAGACACGCGAACTTGGTTTAACTCCGTTTTCGCGGAGTTCTTCTTCAAGAATTTGCTTGCCGATGCTAACTCTGTTTTTCGTCTCGGCTTTAAGCGCATTTTTTATTGTTTGCTTGGCCTTTGCTGTTGCAACAAATTCGAGCCACTCGCGCTGAGGCCGCTGGGCTTCAGCTGTTATTATCTCAATTTGATCACCACT from Williamwhitmania taraxaci encodes the following:
- a CDS encoding IS1 family transposase is translated as MTIIEQIRELAKQLTEQERVTVMRELKNTDASLTAQLGEAKVCPHCSSSMIIKHSMFNGRQRSKCKTCGKTFTMLTGTPIHGLKKVSLWQD